Proteins from one Deinococcus sp. AB2017081 genomic window:
- a CDS encoding exopolysaccharide biosynthesis polyprenyl glycosylphosphotransferase has product MALLSVVDVSAPVVLGLVAAQLLLPRTGIMLAYSNWLLAAWVAWGAIRGRHAGLRSYRYYESIVIPLCALGISLIVLALVNAPSALPFLLAVSGGWGAVMLVTRYLMRRLAPAMVVGVLPGQPGELPTGRDVRYVLLQSPQQVALQELDELLIDPTQALSPEWAQLLMHAYAAGVPTCTLASLQEELSGRVSVEYLHGARLGEVPFLSSYVQLKLVIDRVVTVLALPALLPLAGMVALVILLDSGGPVLFYQERVGRNGQLFRMVKFRTMRTDSERSGAAFATAGDARVTRVGRFLRKFRLDELPQFWNVLRGDMSIIGPRPEQRAFVERFNQDIRLYPVRHWVRPGITGWAQVVHGYAADTSTTIEKLRYDVFYIKYLSFWLDVRIVFKTLQTILTGFGAR; this is encoded by the coding sequence ATGGCGCTGCTCAGCGTGGTCGATGTCAGCGCTCCGGTCGTCCTGGGGCTGGTCGCTGCTCAGCTGCTGCTGCCGCGAACCGGGATCATGCTGGCGTACAGCAACTGGCTGCTGGCCGCATGGGTGGCCTGGGGTGCCATCCGTGGCCGCCACGCGGGCCTGCGGTCGTACCGCTACTACGAATCCATCGTGATTCCCCTGTGCGCCCTGGGCATCAGCCTGATCGTGCTGGCCCTGGTGAATGCCCCCAGCGCGCTGCCCTTCCTGCTGGCGGTGAGCGGCGGCTGGGGCGCCGTCATGCTCGTCACCCGCTACCTGATGCGCCGGCTGGCCCCGGCGATGGTCGTGGGGGTGCTGCCCGGCCAGCCGGGTGAGCTGCCCACCGGCCGCGACGTGCGGTATGTCCTGCTCCAGTCCCCGCAGCAGGTGGCCCTGCAGGAACTCGATGAACTGTTGATCGACCCCACCCAGGCGCTGTCGCCCGAGTGGGCCCAGCTGCTCATGCACGCCTATGCGGCCGGCGTGCCCACATGCACGCTCGCCAGCCTGCAGGAGGAGTTGAGCGGCCGGGTGTCGGTCGAGTATCTGCACGGTGCGCGGCTGGGCGAGGTGCCCTTCCTGTCGTCGTACGTGCAGCTCAAGCTGGTGATCGACCGCGTGGTGACGGTGCTGGCGCTGCCCGCGCTGCTGCCCCTGGCCGGCATGGTCGCGCTGGTGATCCTGCTCGATTCGGGCGGGCCGGTGCTGTTCTATCAGGAGCGCGTGGGCCGCAACGGCCAGCTGTTCCGGATGGTCAAGTTCCGCACCATGCGCACCGATTCCGAGCGGAGCGGCGCAGCCTTCGCCACGGCCGGCGACGCCCGCGTGACCCGCGTGGGCCGCTTCCTGCGCAAGTTCCGGCTGGACGAACTGCCGCAGTTCTGGAACGTGCTGCGCGGCGACATGAGCATCATCGGGCCGAGGCCCGAACAGCGTGCCTTCGTCGAGCGCTTCAACCAGGACATCCGCCTGTACCCCGTGCGCCACTGGGTGCGCCCAGGCATCACCGGCTGGGCCCAGGTCGTCCACGGCTACGCGGCCGACACCAGCACCACCATTGAGAAACTGCGCTACGACGTGTTCTATATCAAGTACCTGTCGTTCTGGCTGGACGTGCGGATCGTGTTCAAGACCCTGCAGACCATCCTGACCGGCTTCGGCGCCCGCTGA
- a CDS encoding NAD-dependent epimerase/dehydratase family protein, with product MKRALVTGGAGFIGSHVVDALLGSGWHVEAIDSFDPFYDPAIKHRNIAAHREHPHYTLHTVDIRDHHALRALPGDFSAIVHLAARAGVRPSIADPTTYQDVNVGGTQHLLEFARERHVPQFVFASSSSVYGVNPRVPWSEEDHVLAPISPYASTKVSGELLGHVYSHLYGLRFVALRFFTVYGERQRPDLAVHTFARRMLAGQSIPFYGDGSTRRDYTHVSDIVQGILAALHYAGSPYEVINLGNNRTISLAEMVGTLEDVLGLPARREVLPAQPGDVPQTWAHLGKAERLLDFRPHVEFHDGCATFVDWLRRQPQPVTQAKR from the coding sequence GTGAAGCGGGCCCTGGTCACCGGCGGGGCCGGCTTCATCGGCAGCCATGTCGTCGACGCCCTGCTGGGCAGCGGGTGGCATGTCGAGGCCATCGACAGCTTCGATCCGTTCTACGACCCGGCGATCAAACACCGCAACATCGCCGCGCACCGGGAGCATCCCCACTACACGCTGCACACCGTGGACATCCGTGACCATCACGCCCTCCGGGCGCTGCCCGGCGACTTCAGCGCGATCGTCCATCTCGCGGCCAGGGCCGGGGTGCGGCCCAGCATCGCCGATCCGACCACGTATCAGGACGTGAACGTGGGCGGCACGCAGCACCTGCTGGAATTCGCGCGGGAGCGGCACGTGCCGCAGTTCGTGTTCGCGTCGAGTTCCTCGGTCTATGGCGTGAATCCGCGCGTGCCGTGGAGCGAGGAGGATCATGTCCTGGCCCCGATCAGTCCGTATGCCAGCACCAAGGTGAGCGGTGAGCTGCTGGGCCACGTCTACAGCCATCTGTATGGCCTGCGCTTCGTGGCCCTGCGGTTCTTCACGGTCTACGGCGAGCGGCAGCGGCCGGATCTGGCCGTGCACACCTTCGCCCGGCGGATGCTGGCCGGACAGTCCATTCCGTTCTACGGCGACGGTTCCACCCGGCGGGACTACACACACGTCAGCGACATCGTCCAGGGCATCCTGGCCGCGCTGCACTACGCCGGCAGCCCCTACGAGGTGATCAACCTGGGGAACAACCGGACCATCAGCCTGGCCGAGATGGTCGGCACGCTGGAGGACGTGCTGGGCCTGCCGGCCCGGCGGGAGGTGCTGCCGGCCCAGCCCGGCGACGTGCCGCAGACCTGGGCACACCTGGGCAAGGCCGAGCGGCTGCTGGACTTCCGGCCACACGTCGAATTCCATGACGGCTGCGCCACCTTTGTCGACTGGCTGCGGCGCCAGCCCCAGCCGGTCACGCAGGCGAAACGGTGA